One Agrococcus jenensis genomic region harbors:
- a CDS encoding anti-sigma factor, with the protein MQHLSTDALTALALGESDASAEHLTTCAHCRAEVSSLRVAADRFRAADVSPVEPPAAVWDRIAADIAALDEPVPAPIGQPAAPSTRASATRSPDVARHRRFSGRALIAACAASAVVAASLAVLLVTQLGGGPRSTDVAGAVLEPLGSSVAPARAEVIERDGQRLLVVDADALPTVDGYLDVWLLDADAQQMVSLGVMDAASTELALPADLDLAAFPVVDVSVEPYDGDPTHSGDSIWRGALEL; encoded by the coding sequence ATGCAGCACCTGTCGACTGACGCGCTCACCGCGCTCGCGCTGGGCGAGTCCGACGCGAGCGCCGAGCACCTCACGACCTGCGCGCACTGCCGAGCGGAGGTCTCGTCGCTCCGCGTCGCGGCCGACCGCTTCCGCGCCGCCGACGTCTCGCCGGTCGAGCCGCCCGCAGCGGTCTGGGACCGGATCGCCGCCGACATCGCCGCCCTCGACGAGCCGGTTCCCGCCCCGATCGGGCAGCCGGCCGCGCCCTCGACCCGCGCCTCGGCGACCCGCTCGCCCGACGTGGCCCGCCACCGGCGATTCAGCGGCCGAGCGCTCATCGCCGCGTGCGCGGCCTCCGCGGTCGTCGCGGCGAGCCTCGCCGTGCTGCTCGTGACGCAGCTCGGCGGCGGCCCCCGGTCGACCGACGTCGCGGGCGCCGTGCTCGAGCCGCTCGGCTCGAGCGTCGCACCCGCTCGCGCCGAGGTGATCGAGCGCGACGGCCAGCGCCTGCTCGTCGTCGACGCGGATGCGCTGCCTACCGTCGACGGGTACCTCGACGTCTGGCTGCTCGACGCGGACGCGCAGCAGATGGTGAGCCTGGGCGTCATGGACGCGGCCTCGACCGAGCTCGCGCTGCCCGCAGACCTCGACCTCGCGGCGTTCCCGGTCGTCGACGTCTCGGTCGAGCCCTACGACGGCGACCCGACCCACTCCGGCGACAGCATCTGGCGCGGCGCGCTCGAGCTCTGA
- a CDS encoding RNA polymerase sigma factor gives MDDGVTDVERLSLAFAADASPETLRLAYERWGGMVYAIACRAMAPHDAEDVVQQTFVSVWRSRDAYDAANGPLGAWIIAIARRRIADHYRSRAAKEQAFDPHDLAERLERGEGDPVLDAVADALTVQEELERIGEPQRTIVRLAVLEDRSTASIAEALDMPIGTVKSHLSRALRRLRERWEDTHAAPVD, from the coding sequence GTGGACGACGGAGTGACGGATGTCGAGCGGCTGTCGCTCGCGTTCGCGGCCGACGCCTCCCCCGAGACGCTGCGCCTGGCGTACGAGCGCTGGGGCGGCATGGTCTACGCGATCGCCTGCCGGGCGATGGCCCCGCACGATGCGGAGGATGTGGTGCAGCAGACCTTCGTCTCCGTGTGGCGCTCCCGCGACGCGTACGACGCCGCGAACGGGCCGCTCGGCGCCTGGATCATCGCGATCGCCCGCCGGCGCATCGCGGACCACTACCGCAGCCGGGCCGCCAAGGAGCAGGCCTTCGACCCCCACGACCTCGCAGAGCGCCTCGAGCGCGGTGAGGGCGACCCGGTGCTCGACGCCGTGGCCGACGCGCTCACCGTCCAGGAGGAGCTCGAGCGCATCGGCGAGCCCCAGCGCACCATCGTCCGGCTCGCGGTGCTCGAGGACCGCTCGACCGCCTCGATCGCCGAGGCGCTCGACATGCCGATCGGCACCGTGAAGAGCCACTTGTCGCGAGCGCTCCGAAGACTCAGGGAGAGATGGGAGGACACCCATGCAGCACCTGTCGACTGA
- a CDS encoding class F sortase has product MAAAVIAVAALGTGAVLLAQLPSAPSVAPQPSASLGADAGMTEPAAPSASAPPSGTIPTGVGVRDASPPAPVAVDAPAAVRVPSVDLELGVVPVGVRDDGQMDVPDLVQEIGWYRFGPAPGADTGSAVFAAHVDSDIGSAPMASVLRAAEGDAVEISTASGAELRYRITSIEQVSKDELRLDALFARDGEHVVRLVTCGGEWDAAAGAYEDNIVVTAVLDAP; this is encoded by the coding sequence GTGGCCGCCGCGGTCATCGCCGTCGCGGCGCTCGGGACCGGCGCCGTGCTGCTCGCGCAGCTGCCGTCGGCCCCGAGCGTCGCGCCGCAGCCGAGCGCCTCGCTCGGTGCGGACGCAGGAATGACGGAGCCGGCTGCGCCCAGCGCATCCGCCCCGCCGTCCGGCACGATCCCGACCGGCGTGGGCGTGCGCGACGCCTCGCCGCCCGCACCGGTCGCGGTCGACGCGCCGGCCGCGGTCCGCGTGCCGTCGGTCGACCTCGAGCTCGGGGTGGTCCCCGTCGGCGTGCGCGACGACGGCCAGATGGATGTGCCCGACCTCGTGCAGGAGATCGGCTGGTACCGCTTCGGCCCGGCGCCCGGCGCCGACACCGGCTCCGCGGTGTTCGCCGCCCACGTGGACAGCGACATCGGCAGCGCGCCGATGGCGTCGGTGCTGCGGGCGGCGGAGGGCGACGCGGTCGAGATCTCGACGGCCTCCGGCGCAGAGCTGCGCTACCGCATCACGAGCATCGAGCAGGTGTCGAAGGACGAGCTGCGGCTGGACGCGCTGTTCGCCCGCGACGGGGAGCACGTCGTGCGCCTCGTCACCTGCGGCGGCGAGTGGGACGCCGCCGCGGGCGCCTACGAGGACAACATCGTCGTCACCGCTGTCCTGGACGCGCCGTGA
- a CDS encoding PhoH family protein — protein sequence MPELATTPQSGVAEAEGLDTRQRTYVLDTSVLLSDPGAIHRFAEHAVVIPVIVIAELEKKRHDPEIGYFARKALRNLDDLRVTHERLDFPVPTEGGGSLRVELNHSNQQVLPSGLQLGDNDSRILAVASNLAGDGLDVCIVSKDMPMRVKAASIGLPAEEYLAEQAVDSGWTGTAELALSGEQINRLYEDERLETSKVADLPINTCLVISSERGSALGRVTRRGEVSLVRGDREVFGVHGRSAEQRLAIDLLLDNEVGIVSLGGSAGTGKSALALAAGLEAVLERRLHKKVIVFRPLYAVGGQELGYLPGDAAEKMNPWGQAIYDTLGALVSDNVLDEVAARGMLEVMPLTHIRGRSLHDAFVIVDEAQSLERNVLLTVLSRIGQNSRVVLTHDVAQRDNLRVGRHDGVASVIETLKGHDLFGHITLQRSERSRIAALVTSLLED from the coding sequence GTGCCTGAACTCGCCACCACCCCCCAGAGCGGCGTCGCCGAGGCAGAGGGCCTCGACACCCGCCAGCGCACCTACGTGCTCGACACGAGCGTGCTGCTGTCCGATCCGGGGGCGATCCACCGCTTCGCCGAGCACGCCGTCGTGATCCCCGTGATCGTGATCGCCGAGCTCGAGAAGAAGCGGCACGACCCGGAGATCGGCTACTTCGCGCGCAAGGCGCTGCGGAACCTCGACGACCTGCGGGTCACGCACGAGCGGCTCGACTTCCCGGTGCCGACGGAGGGCGGCGGGAGCCTGCGCGTCGAGCTGAACCACTCGAACCAGCAGGTGCTGCCCAGCGGGCTGCAGCTCGGCGACAACGACTCACGCATCCTCGCGGTCGCCTCGAACCTCGCGGGCGACGGGCTCGACGTCTGCATCGTCTCGAAGGACATGCCGATGCGCGTCAAGGCGGCGTCGATCGGCCTGCCGGCTGAGGAGTACCTCGCCGAGCAGGCGGTGGACTCGGGCTGGACCGGCACGGCGGAGCTCGCGCTCTCGGGCGAGCAGATCAACCGGCTCTACGAGGACGAGCGGCTCGAGACCAGCAAGGTCGCCGACCTGCCGATCAACACCTGCCTCGTCATCTCGTCCGAGCGCGGCTCGGCGCTCGGCCGCGTCACCCGCCGCGGCGAGGTCTCGCTCGTGCGCGGCGACCGCGAGGTCTTCGGCGTGCACGGCCGCTCGGCCGAGCAGCGGCTCGCGATCGACCTGCTGCTCGACAACGAGGTGGGCATCGTCTCGCTCGGCGGCTCCGCCGGCACCGGCAAGTCGGCGCTCGCGCTCGCCGCGGGCCTCGAGGCCGTGCTCGAGCGGAGGCTGCACAAGAAGGTCATCGTCTTCCGCCCGCTCTACGCGGTCGGCGGCCAGGAGCTCGGCTACCTCCCGGGTGACGCCGCCGAGAAGATGAACCCGTGGGGCCAGGCGATCTACGACACGCTCGGCGCGCTCGTGAGCGACAACGTGCTCGACGAGGTCGCGGCGCGCGGCATGCTCGAGGTGATGCCGCTCACGCACATCCGCGGCCGCTCGCTGCACGACGCGTTCGTGATCGTCGACGAGGCGCAGTCGCTCGAGCGCAACGTGCTGCTGACGGTGCTGAGCCGCATCGGGCAGAACTCGCGCGTCGTGCTCACGCACGACGTGGCGCAGCGCGACAACCTGCGCGTCGGCCGCCACGACGGCGTCGCGAGCGTCATCGAGACGCTCAAGGGGCACGACCTCTTCGGCCACATCACGCTGCAGCGCAGCGAGCGCAGCCGTATCGCGGCGCTCGTGACGAGCCTGCTGGAGGACTGA
- a CDS encoding winged helix DNA-binding domain-containing protein, whose protein sequence is MRELTAVEARRMRMVSQGLVTGGWLGSTRTPLEAVRHSVALQGQDLPAVLRAIAARSTPGTTLDDVRAAFDDGLVRSWAMRGTLFVAAADDLAVLHAWTAERMRRQEWRMCEVRGIDQATAERAADVLVEVLADGPLLRSAMLAAWEAAGVSTAGGRGYHLLALGSYDGILRFGPFDGRDQLLVGGPRPSVPEPERALDEALRRFVGARGPVHPDDVAWWLGLPKAIVRASLARIEGLEAVLVEGREMLVVAGAAGESSDVVLVPGFDELLLGYRDRSLVASPAVLAAVVPGGNGVFRPMVVVDGAAVGTWRFPASGAAGRSSAARSRRATARGPAADPSAPVEPLLELVEPVSAVTRRRIDAALAEWPHR, encoded by the coding sequence GTGCGGGAGCTGACGGCGGTCGAGGCGCGGCGGATGCGCATGGTGTCGCAGGGGCTCGTCACCGGCGGATGGCTCGGCTCGACGCGCACGCCGCTCGAGGCTGTCCGCCATTCGGTCGCCCTCCAGGGGCAGGACCTGCCGGCGGTGCTGCGCGCGATCGCGGCGCGCTCGACGCCCGGGACGACGCTCGACGACGTGCGCGCGGCGTTCGACGACGGGCTCGTGCGCTCGTGGGCGATGCGCGGCACGCTCTTCGTCGCCGCGGCCGACGACCTCGCCGTGCTGCACGCCTGGACGGCCGAGCGGATGCGCCGGCAGGAGTGGCGGATGTGCGAGGTGCGCGGCATCGACCAGGCGACCGCCGAGCGTGCGGCCGACGTGCTGGTCGAGGTGCTCGCGGACGGGCCGCTGCTCCGCTCCGCGATGCTCGCCGCGTGGGAGGCGGCCGGTGTCTCGACGGCTGGCGGTCGCGGCTACCACCTGCTCGCGCTCGGCTCCTACGACGGGATCCTGCGATTCGGCCCGTTCGATGGCCGCGATCAGCTGCTCGTCGGCGGGCCGCGCCCCTCGGTCCCGGAGCCGGAGCGTGCGCTCGACGAGGCGCTCCGCCGCTTCGTCGGGGCGCGCGGCCCCGTGCACCCCGATGACGTGGCGTGGTGGCTCGGGCTGCCGAAGGCGATCGTGCGCGCGTCGCTCGCCCGCATCGAGGGGCTCGAGGCCGTGCTCGTCGAGGGCCGAGAGATGCTCGTCGTCGCGGGCGCGGCGGGGGAGTCCTCCGACGTCGTGCTCGTGCCGGGCTTCGACGAGCTGCTGCTCGGCTACCGCGACCGGTCGCTCGTCGCGAGCCCCGCGGTGCTGGCGGCGGTCGTGCCGGGCGGCAACGGTGTCTTCCGGCCCATGGTCGTCGTCGACGGCGCAGCGGTCGGCACGTGGCGGTTCCCGGCGTCGGGCGCCGCGGGACGCTCCAGCGCCGCGCGATCACGCCGCGCGACCGCCCGGGGGCCAGCCGCTGATCCGAGCGCGCCGGTCGAGCCGCTGCTCGAGCTCGTCGAGCCGGTGAGCGCGGTGACCCGCCGCCGGATCGATGCCGCGCTCGCGGAGTGGCCGCACCGCTGA
- the uppS gene encoding polyprenyl diphosphate synthase, protein MRLRSSPGSRLVYRYYERRLRRDLQRTAVPRHIAMIIDGNRRWAREQKLESAGHGHRAGAAKLREFVDWCAEIGVEVVTLYLLSRDNLTGRGGEELGELCEIIAELADDLSRLPGRRIRHVGDTRGLPRPLVAALEGAVARSADQDGIVVNLAVGYGGRHELVEAVRKILEGADGASVAEIAERLSPELIAEHLFTAGQPDPDLVIRTSGEQRLSDFMLWQSAHSEFYFVEALGPDLREVDFLRAVRSYGLRERRYGR, encoded by the coding sequence GTGCGACTGCGCAGCTCGCCGGGATCACGGCTCGTCTACCGCTACTACGAGCGGCGGCTGCGACGCGACCTCCAGCGCACTGCGGTGCCTCGGCACATCGCCATGATCATCGACGGCAACCGCCGCTGGGCCCGGGAGCAGAAGCTCGAGAGCGCGGGCCACGGGCACCGCGCCGGCGCCGCGAAGCTGCGGGAGTTCGTCGACTGGTGCGCTGAGATCGGCGTCGAGGTCGTGACGCTCTACCTGCTGTCGCGCGACAACCTGACCGGCCGCGGCGGCGAGGAGCTCGGCGAGCTGTGCGAGATCATCGCCGAGCTCGCCGATGACCTGTCGCGCCTGCCCGGCCGCCGCATCCGCCACGTCGGCGACACCCGCGGCCTGCCGCGCCCGCTCGTCGCGGCGCTCGAGGGTGCGGTGGCGCGCAGCGCGGACCAGGACGGCATCGTCGTGAACCTGGCCGTCGGCTACGGCGGCCGGCACGAGCTCGTCGAGGCGGTGCGCAAGATCCTCGAGGGCGCCGACGGCGCGAGCGTCGCCGAGATCGCCGAGCGCCTGTCGCCCGAGCTCATCGCCGAGCACCTCTTCACCGCCGGCCAGCCGGATCCCGACCTCGTCATCCGCACCTCCGGCGAGCAGCGGCTGAGCGACTTCATGCTGTGGCAGAGCGCGCACAGCGAGTTCTACTTCGTCGAGGCGCTCGGGCCGGACCTGCGCGAGGTCGACTTCCTGCGCGCCGTGCGCTCGTACGGGCTGCGCGAGCGGCGCTACGGGCGCTGA
- a CDS encoding DUF4397 domain-containing protein → MKRKLAIGIGAALALTAAGGAPAMAAETDSTVSVLHAVPGITVDVFINGEEAISDFEPGTLTDPMMLAAGSYDIQVFADGGTPDTAEPAIEAMGVAVPESANLTLVAHLTEGGDPTLSAFANDTEAVAAGQARLTVRHLAAAPAVDVRANGTAIVEGLTNPDEAALETAAGAVSADVVLAGTDTVAIGPADLDLAEGANSIVTAWGSAEDGNLALAVQVVQAHSAPSGVPSGLGGAEDQRALAISLLLAGAVGLALIATKTLRPARERG, encoded by the coding sequence ATGAAGCGCAAGCTCGCGATCGGCATCGGCGCCGCTCTCGCTCTGACGGCAGCCGGCGGCGCACCCGCCATGGCGGCCGAGACCGACTCGACCGTCTCGGTGCTGCACGCCGTGCCCGGCATCACCGTCGACGTCTTCATCAACGGCGAGGAGGCCATCAGCGACTTCGAGCCCGGCACCCTGACCGACCCGATGATGCTCGCCGCCGGCAGCTACGACATCCAGGTGTTCGCCGACGGCGGCACCCCCGACACGGCAGAGCCGGCCATCGAGGCGATGGGCGTCGCCGTGCCGGAGTCGGCCAACCTGACGCTCGTCGCGCACCTCACCGAGGGCGGCGACCCGACGCTCTCGGCGTTCGCGAACGACACCGAGGCGGTCGCCGCCGGACAGGCGCGCCTCACCGTGCGCCACCTCGCCGCCGCACCCGCGGTCGACGTGCGCGCGAACGGCACCGCCATCGTCGAGGGCCTCACGAACCCCGATGAGGCAGCGCTCGAGACCGCGGCGGGCGCCGTCTCGGCGGACGTCGTGCTCGCGGGCACCGACACCGTCGCGATCGGCCCGGCCGACCTCGACCTGGCGGAGGGCGCGAACAGCATCGTGACCGCCTGGGGCAGCGCCGAGGACGGCAACCTCGCCCTCGCGGTGCAGGTCGTGCAGGCGCACAGCGCGCCGAGCGGCGTGCCCTCGGGCCTGGGCGGCGCGGAGGACCAGCGCGCGCTGGCCATCTCGCTGCTGCTCGCCGGAGCGGTCGGCCTCGCGCTGATCGCCACGAAGACGCTGCGCCCCGCAAGGGAGCGCGGCTGA